CATAAAAGCAATTCAGTATCTGTGATCAGGACTCACAGAGGACATTCATGCCGTGCTGTAGTTCCAGTGAAAGTTATCTGATGAGTGGGTGGGTTAAAATTTCCCCTCGTCACTTTCATCCAGGACGAGGTATATTGAGTAATACTTTATTGCCCTTGCGTAAAGTCAGGGGACTCACAAGAGACGGATTAAAAAAGAACTTGACTAAAGGTCACTGCAGAGGCGCAGAGCACATTATACAAGTGTTTTTACTAGCTGAGGAGCGTTCACCATGACcagtaaatgcattttgatgtgGAAAATGGTGGCTTTGGTAATGAATCCTAATGTTTTTAGTGACACCTTCAGGCTTAAATTTCCATCTAAGAAATACTGAAACATGCAGATTGTCATGAAACTTAAGCCTTTTTCTAGTAGCACCCTCAAGATACTTTACATCAAAGTACTGCACAACCTTTTGATACAGTGGAATGTAATCAATATCGCAGTCTTTAGTGATTGATATTAGGCTTTTAGTCATGTTAAATGTCCAATAATGATTTCATGTATCCATCTATCCAGTCTGAGATCAAACTCTTGTCGACACTTACCTAACAGACCATGGCAGTTGTGGGACAGCCCCTTGCTGTTACCAATGTAGAACCCCAGATGGTCTCTCTGGTAGGGGGCTGGGTTCTTGTACTGGTGCAACAGGATCACAAAGCTGATGTTTCCTCCGACCGTCACGGTCACGTTGGATTTTCCCACAATGGCCACCGAAAGCACGCCACTGTCCACGGAAACTGTGGAGTGGCAGGGCAGAACCATGCGGTCCCGCCCGTCCAGGATGACTTTCTTAGGGGTCACCTCGATGTAGGCGCGTTTGGGATGATCCACCACGATGGTGATGGTGCTGAAGTAGGTACGTTGCGTCTTGTGGCTGCCTGGTGGAGCCGGGGCCCCGATTAGTTTACCGTTAACGGTCACACCTGAAGACATAAATGGTCCACAGAAGGGATAAATGATGTAATCGTGACATGAAATAAGATTCTTATTTATTGATGCATCACAAGTCTTACCGGAGTACTTGTGGTCAGACACCAGGCGAAGGACGTGCCCGGGCTCGCCATTGATGTTGAAGCACACGGTCAGTTTACTGAGGGGGAACTCAACCACAAAGTGAGGGTCACCGTCCGCTGAGGTAGCGAAAGTCAAAGGCAAGGACACAAACAGAAGCTTAAAAAACAGCCACAAGCATCAGGAATATAACAAGAGGGCCTCTATGTAGACTGCTAAAAGTAAAATGAcccattttaatttaacatacTGCATTTCTGGTTAAGAACAGGGTGTAAACAGTGTAACAGTGGGTTCATTAGACCAATGGTTCCCAAAcgttttggcttgtgaccccttaaaacaaagcaatgtcTTTTTGCGACCCATTGTAACAGGTTGCAGGTGTCTATAAGTTGTgagcagttcaaccaaagagAGAAACTCTACCTCTAAACTTCCCAGATTGTGTCATTTGAATAACATTTGGCGACTTGAAGAGGCAAAACCTGCGTTTTATAAGAAAACAAAGATTCAAGAAAAATACTGTGTATAATTTGTGTATcataacattgtttttattccatcATGTCCCATTAATTATCTGGTCAACCTTTGAGAGGTTGGATGTACATGTTGGTATGAGTAAGGGAGAAGAATGCAGTTTTATTTGGTATTATGGGGTTGTTGGAGGTAATTCAAGGTGCAGgaaagattaaaacatttttataccaTCTTTTACCCTGTAAGGCCCTGATGGTGTTACTAGCTGAGACTCATTGGGAAGTGTTCAAACCTTACTATCCAGtacttttaatgtaatttaatgttttcttgtaatgtatttaaaaatattttaaatgtatcttAATGTTTAAGAAAGTAGTcttcttatttttaatgtattaaatgtttttttttaagtactatacaaataaataaacttttttacTAGCATAAAAGTATTTGTATCTAGTTAGATACAAATGCAACAGAAAGTAGAAGAAGAACTGGGCTGGGAGTAACAAAATTACGAAATTCTCTTTGTTTTAATatagaaacaggaaaaaacaacgGAAATCTTTGTCTTATTTGGGCACCCTGTTGATTTACGTGTTAATGCACCAACCGTGAACTACAACATCCAGGTTTGCGTATGGCCGGGGACCTTTGTCtccatttcctgtcatctcccctcatttcctgtcatctctatTGTTGGCCATCAAATAAAGGCATTAAACACACTCCAAAGTTGGACATCTTTGTATGCATGAGAAGGCCTCGACCTAGTTTAAAAcgataaacaaataaagacaatGGCCGATCTGCTGTCTTgcattgttttctgatttttaaaggaaaagctCCATAACCACGAGTTTAGTTTCTGTTCTGTCAGATAGTTTACATCTTTAGCCGGAGTCTCCACAGACTTGTGAGAACCCAGCTAAGATGAACAGAGAAGTGATGAGATGATAGAGCAACAGTAATGACAGGGTCATTAGCCCTCACTAACTGCCTCTGATGGGGTCCCTCTCTTCAATGTaacacaaacatccacttcTCAACTCTCAACGCTCTACCGTTCGCCCGCagtgtatgtgcgtgtgcacTCGTGAACACGCACTTGCATGTTTAAAGTACCACGTAGTGCCTGTGCTGGTATTTCAATTAGACCCTGTGTGTTCTTTCCTCTTTCCAAGTCATGTTCAGAGACATCCCTGAACACCTCGCCTGTCTGACGAACATCCAAATTACAGGCCGCCCCCACACAGAGTGTAGAGAGAGAGTTTACTGTACattccccctctcctctctttcaaGTCTTCTTATGGAGCCTCATAACCACTGCAcacatgtatacagtatatagggTTCAGAGGCTATCAGATGAAACAGGCAGGGGAAATCTTACAACTGTTTACATGAGGGGGAGAATGTGGAGTTACCTGATGTTTTGGAGATTGTCATGGATTTCTTGGCCGGTCTCCTCTCAACTTTACCTACAAGGAAGAGAATATGAGTCAGAGGGCTGCCATTGTTTAATGCTTCCTCTTAAAATATTCCATTTGAGTGACATTAACTGCTTGTGGGACAGTTATTAGTGTAAAACAGTGGCTAAAGGGAgagaaaagttttttgtttcttgATGTTTGCTTGAAATAAACATTCCACCAAAAATCTACAGTTTAAGTATCACCCTGTTGAGGCTTGAAAGCCAGATCTGTAGCTGTAGTCAGCTTGGATTCACACCTGTTATAACAATTATAGAAAAAAGTATCGTACAAAATTCTCTCCTGCAATATAATCCACCTCCCTGCTATCAATTCATCTGCTAAGGGACTTCCTATTGCTAATGTTTTTGCCATAATTTACTAAAATATCactaaatacacaaatataaacTGCTGTCCCTGATAGAGACAAATGATAACCGTATATTTAGCCACATTTTCTCCAGATTATACAGCTGTTGTTAAAGTTAGCTAACCGTTCTCGCAAGCAACTATGTTTGCTTTAGTTAGTATTaaacaacaaatgtaaacagcTAACCATGCTAACATCCAGAAGCTGTGTATAGGcatatttttactatattttatttataataatattttctctctttaaaacATGGCTAAATAACCAGCTTCCGTATCTGTTGTGAGTGTAGTTAGCTGTTTACTTTCGTTATAGGCTATTGGAACATATAGTTTTGTGCAGCAAAGGTCTGCTAACTGTGCTAGCAACAAGCTTACTTTGcaatatacaatattttatatcatacatacaaatatagatgaatattttatatcaatatatagAACATTCTGACTGTGGACTGTGTTGCAGTGGATTATGCTCGAGTGGATCGAGAAGTTGTAGTAGATATAATGATACTTatataaagaatatatatataaaactttgTCACCATTTCAATCCATTGTTACTGTTGTGAATCCAAGCTGACTACAGCTGCCATCATGTTAGGGCATTTTCAGTAAAGTATTCCTTTGTTGCAGTTGTAGGTTTCAGTCCTGCTTGTAAccatcagatttattttttgtctacTTGTTGGTCTCCCTCTGGCAGCAGACTTTTCACACATAATGTACAATAATCAAATTTGGAAGACAAAACCTCACCCAGCGTGTTGCTCGGAGTTGAACTCAGGCTTCCTGGCTTCTTCCCGTCGGGTTTCTGTGGCTTTCCGTCCTCTGTGTCACCTGGCAGCTCGTTGGCAGGTGAGAAAGATGAGGGAGGCTTACCAGCAGCCGGGGCGTTGGTGGGCGTCGGGGCCATGGTGCCGTCAGCCAAGACCTCGGGCTTCTCCACCACTAGGTTGGTGAGGGGAGTGAGGAAGTGGTAGTTCATAGACAAATTGGTGGCCTGCTTGATATGGTCTTCCCTCTCCTTGCTGGTTTGGCTGCGCAGCCGCGACCGAAGACCCTCCTTGACGCTCAGGTAACCCCAGACGCGTTCCACAAAGTCTTCCGCAATCGAACCCAAAGCGACTCCTAATTCCTGTGCGACCCCTGACCCTGGAGTCTTAGATCCAGATGCCAATGCTGCTGTAGCAGCCTTCACATGCTTCTCGGTCTCTATCTGTCGATGCCGCAGTGGCACGTCGGTCTCCAGGATGATGCTCTTGTCGTTGTTGCTGGCGGTTACCTGGACATGGAGTGATTCTGCACTTTGGTTGGTCAGTTTGCCGGCGATGATGATCTCAGAGCCATTGAAGTAGTTGGTGAAGAGATGCTGAGTAACATACTGGACCGAGTCGTCAGTGTAGTTGATCCTTAtgtcagacagcagaggagTTCCTATCTCATCGTAGAACCTAGAAAGGGTCAAAAAGACACCTGGGATTGTAGCTGaatgtgttaaaaaatgatACAGAGACAGTCATATgatccctgcaagtcaaaaatcAAGGTATTTTGTAAATTCTCTAAGCACATTCACACAACGGTGGCTTCTTCATTTCATTGAAGCCGCTGCATTAGTGAAGTAGGGGTGCTGTCATATAGTGCTACAGCAAATAAACGCAGGCTAAAAGTTTGATGCTGGATCAGCTTTTGCTGCAGTGCAGATATGTGCAAATGCAAATACCACACAGAGTAGGTCTTAGCATGTCACATCATATCTAAACGGCAAAATATAGACTTAGTCGCTGCCTATAAGTGTCATCTGATCTTTTGTCCATATTGGTGAGTGCCTCCCAAAATTACCCACATGTCCATTAAGAAAAACGATTCCTATGAGTGTTTTATGGTCTACCACCTCTATAACTAAGGTTTGGGTTACGATTAGGTCACTAAAACTACTCGGTTAAAGTTAGACTCTGAGAAATTAGCATTCGCTGTAGGAGACAAGTTGTGAAACACAGACCATGAAACAAGTCCCTCACTTTAGCGGCGCTATGAACACTTCACGCTACTTCTGCAATTGCTCATGAAAGAGAGACCGGATATTCTTTGCATGAAAGTCGTTTGTTAGGAAAGTGTAAACATGGGTAATTTCCAGCGTCAGAGCTGTGGGTCATTGTTCGAACATAAGAGAAATGCTGTTGTTTATCTGGTGAGGATAGTTTCCACTTGAACCGTCGTGCAAGTTCAAGTTCAAAGCAAGATGGTGGCACAAGTTAATGCTGCCGTGAGAACTTTCAGAAGATAGATAGAAGGATTATAATTAAAATCAGTGTGCAGTGTCTTTGACTTTTATATGCCATTAAACTGGACCTTTTGGATCTTATTTTGTGTGCTTACCAATATCTTGTAGCAACATACTGCAGTGTAGATGCTTGTCATGAACCCCTAGAGTATCACACATGTTATGGGCTTTATTTCTTATTGCTTAGTTTTACAAAAACGGTATCCAAATGTGAGGTGTGTTTGCCCTGTACCCTATTCTTCTACTGTTCAAGCAGAGCAGTGTTGGGGTTCATTGCCTTTGCTCGAGGGCACATTAGTTTCTAAAGGAGCAAAAGATTTcgtcaaatgttttgttgattcAAACAAGCCACCTTCCGGCCATAAATCTGCTTGTTCAACCTCTCTAAGCTACTGCCACCCCACCCACTTGAGAGTTTGGGTGCACATTCATAAAAGAGTGTGTATAAAGTTAAGActgcgtatgtgtgtatgtgtgtgtatataagtcCTGTTCTGTCCTTGTTGTCACGCTGCAGTAAACCTCCTCACCTCTTAACCAGCATGTTTGTTCAAGCAGGACGAGGGCTATTATCTGCGGAGTCTATCTGTTAACCCCACGTACATACTCAGACGCAGgtttcacaacacacacacattcctgctCAACTGAACAAACACCTCGTGTGTCCGAGTGcggaagaaagagagagagagagagagagaagagggttGTGTGTaaaggacaagaaaaaaaaaagagagaaagagggtggCTGTTGTAGTCTGTGGCTGTCACATGTTGAAGTTGATTAAAGAGGTCTGTTGTCAGCACCGTCACATTTGCGGTCTTCGTTGCCTCGTAGCACGATGAGAGATGGAGGGACGTGTCAGAGGGGAGAAGCGAGGGATTAAGGacagctaattgattaataagAAGTGGATTATACCTTTTATTTAAAGTAATAATCAATGATATCCTAACACAAATGAGCTGTATTTCATGATTAAACACCTAGTGTCAAGTGTGTATTTAgtggaaacaaacagaaaatccaGTTTGATTAATTAGTGATTTCAGGAAGTGCAAAGTAAAAACACCACAGTGAAGAATGCTGCAGCTGGACAAACAAAAGTATTTGAGGAAGGAACAAGAAACAGATGTATTTTGAACAGATGACAATATGGTGACCATatcttgtatttaaaaaaaacaaaaaaataaacaggaatGTTGGCTtctataaaaatcaaaaaataaacttttctcTCTTCATGTTGTCAGACACAGCGGGTGTAATATTGAAAAGGGACTTGTGGCTTCTGTCATGCCATTTTAATGCCCGTTTTGGACCAGTTTCAGAGCAGTTTTTGATTACTTTCACTTCAGCATAAGGCCATATTTAGATCAGTTTCAGACCAATTTTAGACCAGTTTCACACAGATTTTCGTACACTTTCTCTCCAGTGTCAGGCCATATTTAGATCTGTTTTACACCTCTTTTAGAATAGTTTCATTCCAATTTTAGACCACATCTGGACCACATTGTCAAAGCAATTGAGAACCATTTCCAGATTGATGTAGACCAATTTCACACAGATTTTAGTACACTTTTTCTCCAGTGTCAGGCCAGATTAAGATCAGTTTTAGACCACATTTTCAAACCACTTTAAGACCAGTTTCAGGCCAGTGTTAGACCACTTCCAGACCACATTGTCAAGGGTAAATGCTAGGTTGGAACAGACAGAGGGATGAACTCTTGCAAGTGGGGTTAGGTTAAGGTGAGGTTTTGCAAATCGTCCCTCTGGCTGATCCAGTCTAGCACCAACCATTGTCAAGCCAGTCTTTGATCAGTTTTAGACCAGTTTCACACCAGTTTTAGACCACTTCCAGACCACGTTGCCAGACTGGTCTTAGACCAGTTTCAGTCCAGTTTCAAGAGCAAGTTCAAGAGCAATTTCAGATAATTTTTTAACTTGGATATAAAAGATGTTTTCTCCATTTCCTCTGTCATAATTAACACCATTGGATTTGTTGTCCACATCCTTCCAGGTTGGTCACCCCCATGAAGCTCAGATAGTGAGAAATCCCCAATTTGGTCGCTATTTTTAGTAATTTAAGATTGTCATCATATAGACACCTTGGAAAGTCCAACTaacagttagttagttagtttggAGGATAAGATGGGCTTTGAGGGTAgagatgttttatgtaaaacttCTATATATACTGGCTTCATggagaaacagagcagaaaacacattCTCACCCTTTGAGCATAGCACTGGCGTCAGCTTCCTCGTTGATGCGTCTCATCATCCCACAGTTTTCCAGAGCCATGCGCTCCAGCAGCCGGTAATCCACGTCATTCCCTATCCCGATGGTGAAGATGCAGAACTTCTCCTGCACAGCTGAGCGGGTGTTCCCCAGGATCGTTGTGGACTGGATCTCCCCAACTGTGGGCCGTCCATCCGTCAGGAAAATAATGAGGGAGACGCTGTTGGGGCTGACGTCAGGGCCCGAGAGGTACTCACGAAGCAGAGTGGAGCCAGTATTAATGGCATCATCAATGTTTGTGCCTGCATTGGAGGGACGTCATGAGAGATTGTTGCtcatgaaaatgtcaaagaaatgGAAATACAGTTACTAAGTCAaaatttatagtttttattgaCCTTatgcaaaatgaaagtgaaagcttataaaaaatgtgtttttccactttcagcCTACAGTACCAGTAGAGTGAGTGCTATGGGTTTTTTAATGGGGACACCATTTTCTGTCCAGGAAAAGTATTGAGCAAACCATAAAAAACACATGGTTCAAGTTAAGAGTTCAATGTAGGCAACTGCTgatgataaaattaaaacaacaaacagaatcaTATTCATCTACCAGATGTACAGACAGTATTGACTGAGCATACAGGAATGTAAAGGTAAAGAAGACTATGAGAAACTACTGGAACACGGTAAGACATTCATTTTTCCATTGGCGCTGAAGTAACGTCTCACCTCCAGTGGGCATCAGCGTGTAAATAAACTTCTTGGCATCTCTGATGTTAAGGGGTGTGACCGGTACGAGACGATTCGGCTGCCAAACTTTGATCTTGTTGGAGAAGCTGATGAAGTTAAAGTGATCACCGGGACGCAGATCCCTCAGGATGGTGAACAAAGCGTCTTtagtctgagagagagagtcatagagaaagagaaataattgATTCCAAAGGTCTTGATATGGGTTTGTGATAATTATACTGCTGGCGGGACAACTATTTTACATCTTGTGCCaatatttactttacttatATTCTGTATATGTTGAATTTATGCCGAGTCTCTGGATATACAACCTGGTTATGATCTCTGTGGTTCAGTCATGCTTATTATATTGTAATGCTACACATCCCATCAATTAAACACACATGtcgctgctgctgatgttgaaaACTAGCATCCAGCATTGTATGGACACAGTAAGCTAGTTAAACTGAGTATTTCAGTACTTATATCTCAAAATAGAGAGTTTGAAAGAGCTTCAGTTGCAGGTGAAACATTAATTCACCAGAAAGTTAATCATTTTCTGGAGAAAAGAGCTGTTTCCTGCaagaaaattatgtttttgtctacATTAGATTGTCCCTCTCTTAGAGCTCAAAACGGGCTTGTCTTGGATGTCCACATTCtaatacaaagacaaacaaaaaatcatcaaataatttttaaataaacttaaaaacttCCTCCTGCTTGTCATTCCTGCAGCTTCACAGTGTCATCATCTCCAGATCTGCAGCCCTGAGCGTGGGTGCCATGTATAATTTGGCACTTGGGGGGGTTTACAGATGTCTATATGGGCTGTATACAGCAGGGGTCAGAACCACTGACTGACCCATACTGAAACCCTCTATTGTGGTGCCACATCAAAACACACTTGTTGTTCTGTTCCTGCGGCCCACTGGGGGCTGGCAATGGGTGGGGGGATAGATCAAGGGGTCGAGGGTGCTATTGTCTAGAAAGTTCCATTACCCCATAGACCCTGACCTTCCTCCCTCACAGCACGGCcttgtacagtatatttccacttttctttctggcagttaatgtttttttcagtttctctgctctcttgtcTGTTTCTGCACTCTTCGCTCATGGCAGCTGCAGAGATCAGCTCTGAGTCTGAccagaggggggagggagggattTTCCTGCTATTGCAGATGGGGGAAAAGGTCTGATATTGATATTCCAGTGTGGGTGTGAGGAGGTGGGCTGTCAGGTTTCTGATTCAGTGCAACGGTTGAatttctgcaagaaaacattgtaaattgcttcacatgGAGGCAAGCCTGTCTTCACATTTTCTCTTGACACACTCTGTGAaagtaaaaatgatttcatatCTGGAATTCTGCTCCAAGGTCGAAGCTATAGCTGCATTAAATAAGATTTTTATAGTGAAAACACACCGAACAAATCAGCCTTAGTTTCAAAGACGGGCTGCAGCAGATGTCTACTCTAATTAAGACCCATCAGAATTGCTCAAATTTAATTCTGGAGTCAAGAATGAACATTAGCAGAAACTGGAAGTGacaaatcaaaatttaaaggaccatgctgatgtttttacatattttatccCATTCACACCTAATTATAACAATAGTTCCCAACCTTTTCTCTTAAGGGAAACCTATTTTACTGTTGAGTCCACTCAAGACTAATTGGCCGTTTTTCCATTAGCTCTTTGGTTGTTTTAACTACCTACTTTTGTAATGCAGGAATAGGCTATTTGGCTGGCTTGCAGAGCATGAAGCCTCTGTGGATATGACTTGTGTTCACCTCTACACTACATCCATATCCTTGTAACTAAGTTATAAGTTAcgtctttgtttatttttcttcattaataCAGATGTAAACCTTTTAAATAACACTtaaattgtgttgttttcttcagataaatgaattaaatggtGAGACATGTATCAAAAAACCCTAAAACCAAAAACCTTACACCTCTTAAAATCAAGGGGACCTTGCGACCCCCCATCAAGCTTTACCAACCCCTAGTGGAGGTTGGGACCCCCAGGTCGGGAACCAGTGTCTTACAACAAGTCAACAACTGAATATTGAAATACGTTCGTAAATGtatcagtgttttctgatccAATGCTCCCATCTGGAGGATGACATAATTCGTCTGTACCTTCCAAAACGGTTACaaatcactgaaaaataaatgctttCTGGTGATATGGTTTGTTTAGGTTTGGCACAAAAAATAGGATTATGGAAAGATCATTTTTACAAACGTTTGATGCTGTTGTTTCTTTCGGGAGGACAGTCTTGATTTAAGATTTAATGTAAGATGCCACCAAATTCACCTTATTTTTTCATCATGGTTTatgtttgcatgttgtttgtCTTCCATGTTAAATTTCCTGACAACACTGTTCATAAATGCAGTAGTGTTTAAAAGTCAACTCTCATATCCCGAATGTTGGAGCTTCACATAAGCGATTAAATGTGCCTTCATAGGAGGGACTTCAAAactatttctgttttcagtggTATTACCATGCAGCAGTAATGAATGTTACCTATGCAAAGTACGTTTCACACAATTTGGACATGATCTAAAACCAATGGCTGGAAATGTATTAATCAAAAACGTAAACTTGAACACAAATTTTAGCAAATGTGCTAAAACTTGCATAAATACTGGTACTTTAAGAATAAAATCCAAAACTTTCTCCATCTCCAATTATAGTAGAACTTACCAATGATGGCTGAGTTTAATTTTGCACACTGTGAATGTCTTCCTGTATACTGGTTTTCAACTGAGCGTGCTGCTTTACCTGTCTCATCTTGGTCCCCAACATGGAGGCGCTGGTATCGATCACAAACACCACGTTCTTGGGTACAACGGGGAGGTCTTTGGGagcaaaatagtggacaaaatGGCCGTTTAAAACctgggaaagagagacagacatacagCAGTGAGCGGCATTGAGACCAGGTGCAGTAGTTGTGTATGAATGGCAAACTTAAGATTGCTCTGAAGACAGATGCAAGAGTTTGGCAGCAGAGTAAGACCTGTGGCAGGAAGCCAGAGAAATTAATGACTAACAGGTGGGTggatgtatgcgtgtgtgtgtagttggATGGGAaatttgtgtgcatgcattagAAATATGAAAACTATTCAATTTTTAATGCTTTTCCACCGTCTGGTTTTCACATCACGTGCTCTTCACCTGTATGTCTCCGATCCCCATGTCTCTCTGGACATCGTAGCGGATCACAAAGTCTCCCAGGTTGCCGTTGGTGGTGATCTTGGCCTGCTGGATGATGTTGGGGCTGAAGGTAATCTTGCAGACATTGTTCTCGTTTGCGATCTCAGTGGTGACAGGAAGCTCGGGCTTGGCtggagaacaaaacaggaagCAGGTCTGTGTTTTAACTGGATCAAGAACAAAACTCTGAAACAAGTCAAGTGGCCCTGACCCAAATGCGGAGCTGAATTGGTGGCAGGGCACTCTAAAAATGATGCTGTGaccttttttccctttaatttgaTATCTATAAAGAGTAGATTATGATATTTACAGTTATTATGTGTGTGGTATGCCCACTTTAtgccattttaaaacatatttgtttgCTTAAACATGtagcatgaaattaaaaatacaagaaCAGGTGATATACATgagataaaaatatatgatgaaATGGTAAGACATCTGTAAACCTGGTGTTTTAGGTGCAGATGCAGCGCCGTTGCTCCTGCTGTTGCTCCTGCCGTTGCGGAGCGGCAGCACCTGCAAGTCTGTGATTGTCGAGTGGTCGACGATGGTGACGTCCAGGCTGAGGCGGCTGACCAACTGCAAGGGCCGCAGGCTGGTCACATGTTCATAGTGTCCCAGGCGGCGCTGCAGGAGCTCCTCGTAGGTAAGCAAGAAGATGGCCCTGTTCCGACCCGGGATGCTGGCCGACATCTTGAAAACCTCCACCTCCGGCTCAGGACTGGAGGGGGATGAAAGAGCGGGAGAACCTGTTCACTTCAATGTCAGCAGTACTTCACCAGAGGATTATGCAGATAAAATAGATTTCTGTTCAAAATACTGGCtatcaaaaatatttaaacaactATGCTTGTGTGTTGCATGTTAGCCTGTCTGCTACAAATAACATTTACATACTTTATGTATCTTTTTTGATACTATCAATGGATGGCGCCAAATTCTGGAATATGTAAATAGTTGCTTTAAATTACTGCTCGCTTTCCAAACCCTACTgtagttttttatgtttttaaatgccCATTTTATATCTTCTGTGCAGCCATTCATCTCTGTGTGGTAGTGGGAGAATATCAAGCTTCAAATGTGAAACTTACACATTATCAATCACAGTGAAAAGTGcattcagaaatatatattaaaataatgctaGTATGCTTTGGGAAAAAGTTGGTAGTAATGGAAATGGAGGGGATTGATACTATAAATTCTAATAcatgatcattttaattgattCCACGCTAGATAAATGATagtttcttgttgttgttgttactgtcaTTATCTGCTGCATTTATTTCTCCAGATAAGCAGATTTTTTTATGATGTCAGTAATATATTTTCAGAGGTCAGGGAGGtcaaaaattaatttgcatACTCCTTCATCAACATGTCGCTAAATGgaaaattatttgaaaaactTTGCAACCTCTTGTTTAATTAAAAGCTCATATGTTTAGGCTTATTTATGAGTTTTGTT
This genomic window from Thunnus maccoyii chromosome 23, fThuMac1.1, whole genome shotgun sequence contains:
- the itih5 gene encoding inter-alpha-trypsin inhibitor heavy chain H5 isoform X1, encoding MLLLLTVLVMCLSPSILGQLEEPQFGDDIDSDLADFDLDIAPRRVPRQVKTILTKQNKPHIQELSIKTTIISRYAFTAVYCAMLNRHSAAAEGVFQFQIPAGAYVSNFTMIIGGRVYQSEVRPKQKRVKQENGKPKNKESGDASPEPEVEVFKMSASIPGRNRAIFLLTYEELLQRRLGHYEHVTSLRPLQLVSRLSLDVTIVDHSTITDLQVLPLRNGRSNSRSNGAASAPKTPAKPELPVTTEIANENNVCKITFSPNIIQQAKITTNGNLGDFVIRYDVQRDMGIGDIQVLNGHFVHYFAPKDLPVVPKNVVFVIDTSASMLGTKMRQTKDALFTILRDLRPGDHFNFISFSNKIKVWQPNRLVPVTPLNIRDAKKFIYTLMPTGGTNIDDAINTGSTLLREYLSGPDVSPNSVSLIIFLTDGRPTVGEIQSTTILGNTRSAVQEKFCIFTIGIGNDVDYRLLERMALENCGMMRRINEEADASAMLKGFYDEIGTPLLSDIRINYTDDSVQYVTQHLFTNYFNGSEIIIAGKLTNQSAESLHVQVTASNNDKSIILETDVPLRHRQIETEKHVKAATAALASGSKTPGSGVAQELGVALGSIAEDFVERVWGYLSVKEGLRSRLRSQTSKEREDHIKQATNLSMNYHFLTPLTNLVVEKPEVLADGTMAPTPTNAPAAGKPPSSFSPANELPGDTEDGKPQKPDGKKPGSLSSTPSNTLGKVERRPAKKSMTISKTSADGDPHFVVEFPLSKLTVCFNINGEPGHVLRLVSDHKYSGVTVNGKLIGAPAPPGSHKTQRTYFSTITIVVDHPKRAYIEVTPKKVILDGRDRMVLPCHSTVSVDSGVLSVAIVGKSNVTVTVGGNISFVILLHQYKNPAPYQRDHLGFYIGNSKGLSHNCHGLLGQFLYEEVGLAELPAEGDMKPSKVLKVKERSVPVVQKSRRIYSGTQSVNCWFARNNAAKLIDGLYEDYLMSHMFDTADQPHGTNRV
- the itih5 gene encoding inter-alpha-trypsin inhibitor heavy chain H5 isoform X2, which gives rise to MTTVQPELIIGGRVYQSEVRPKQKRVKQENGKPKNKESGDASPEPEVEVFKMSASIPGRNRAIFLLTYEELLQRRLGHYEHVTSLRPLQLVSRLSLDVTIVDHSTITDLQVLPLRNGRSNSRSNGAASAPKTPAKPELPVTTEIANENNVCKITFSPNIIQQAKITTNGNLGDFVIRYDVQRDMGIGDIQVLNGHFVHYFAPKDLPVVPKNVVFVIDTSASMLGTKMRQTKDALFTILRDLRPGDHFNFISFSNKIKVWQPNRLVPVTPLNIRDAKKFIYTLMPTGGTNIDDAINTGSTLLREYLSGPDVSPNSVSLIIFLTDGRPTVGEIQSTTILGNTRSAVQEKFCIFTIGIGNDVDYRLLERMALENCGMMRRINEEADASAMLKGFYDEIGTPLLSDIRINYTDDSVQYVTQHLFTNYFNGSEIIIAGKLTNQSAESLHVQVTASNNDKSIILETDVPLRHRQIETEKHVKAATAALASGSKTPGSGVAQELGVALGSIAEDFVERVWGYLSVKEGLRSRLRSQTSKEREDHIKQATNLSMNYHFLTPLTNLVVEKPEVLADGTMAPTPTNAPAAGKPPSSFSPANELPGDTEDGKPQKPDGKKPGSLSSTPSNTLGKVERRPAKKSMTISKTSADGDPHFVVEFPLSKLTVCFNINGEPGHVLRLVSDHKYSGVTVNGKLIGAPAPPGSHKTQRTYFSTITIVVDHPKRAYIEVTPKKVILDGRDRMVLPCHSTVSVDSGVLSVAIVGKSNVTVTVGGNISFVILLHQYKNPAPYQRDHLGFYIGNSKGLSHNCHGLLGQFLYEEVGLAELPAEGDMKPSKVLKVKERSVPVVQKSRRIYSGTQSVNCWFARNNAAKLIDGLYEDYLMSHMFDTADQPHGTNRV